From the Desulfobacterales bacterium genome, one window contains:
- a CDS encoding ABC transporter permease, with the protein MDLFVDSVYSALLLVASFDPQVLAIVGVSLKMSSISTVLASFIGGPLGFLIAFRSFPGKHFVITCLNTLLALPTVVIGLFVYMFISRRGVLGVLDLLYTQKAIIIGQIILIIPVIATFTIAAVSRIDDRYRKTALTLGASGWQTAGIIIREARFGLVAAVIAAFGRVISEVGISMMLGGNARGFTRTMTTAMALEYDKGEFTLAVALGIILMGLSFGINMLFHFFQGRTRV; encoded by the coding sequence ATGGATTTATTTGTTGATAGTGTGTATTCAGCGCTTCTTCTTGTTGCGTCGTTTGATCCTCAGGTTCTTGCCATTGTCGGTGTTTCTCTCAAGATGAGCAGTATTTCGACCGTGCTTGCCAGTTTCATCGGCGGGCCCCTGGGATTTTTGATTGCCTTCCGGTCTTTTCCCGGAAAGCACTTTGTGATTACCTGCCTCAATACCCTTCTGGCCCTTCCAACGGTCGTGATCGGTCTTTTTGTGTATATGTTTATCTCCCGACGGGGCGTCCTGGGTGTTCTGGACCTGCTCTATACGCAGAAAGCCATCATCATCGGGCAGATCATATTGATCATTCCGGTAATCGCCACCTTCACGATTGCTGCCGTCAGCAGAATTGACGACCGGTACCGCAAGACAGCCCTGACACTTGGTGCAAGTGGCTGGCAGACCGCCGGCATCATCATCAGAGAGGCCCGGTTCGGTCTTGTTGCCGCTGTCATCGCGGCCTTCGGCAGAGTCATATCCGAGGTCGGGATCAGTATGATGCTGGGTGGCAATGCCAGAGGATTTACCCGCACCATGACGACCGCCATGGCGCTGGAATATGACAAGGGGGAGTTTACCCTGGCGGTGGCATTGGGGATCATCCTCATGGGGCTGAGTTTCGGTATTAACATGCTGTTTCATTTTTTTCAGGGAAGAACCCGGGTATGA
- the iorA gene encoding indolepyruvate ferredoxin oxidoreductase subunit alpha produces MKTRKLMLGNEAIAQGLAENGCRVATSYPGTPASEILPALADLKNETGVPAHVQWAVNEKVAFEIAYAASITGLRSAVSMKQVGLNVASDPLMSAAYMGTRGGFVIISADDPGPHSSQTEQDSRLMAMMAKIPVLDPDSPAQAKDMTALAYDISETFQIPVMLRPTTRVCHSRQDIQAGPVPLADAKADFKKDPTRWAATPKFRYQLHKQLETKLNDIAEFEKTAPVRLNPEVVSSKAVVTSGVCAAYVREVMQDSGLMEKISLYQVLQPYPLHLRFMEELVQHHEDVLVIEETDPVIEMQLADRHRVKGKLNGVVPGVGELLPERILEIIGGFAGVEVPSVRLPDVPGRRPTLCAGCPHRASFFAIKRAVPKGIYTGDIGCYTLGLNLGAVDTVLCMGAAISQAAGFYHAYKDQPDPPDVVATIGDSTFFHAGIPALVDAVVQNVRFVLVILDNSTTAMTGNQPTPASGIGACGESLTTVDIDAVVRGCGVRFCREADPYQLDALTGLLKEAVSYARENGPAVIISKHPCLIHRRGAARDVVSVPVAVTDACDGCGYCIRHFECPALVLKGDSGRVTIDPMACSQCGVCIHVCPKHALIEQKNN; encoded by the coding sequence GTGAAGACACGAAAATTGATGCTTGGAAATGAGGCCATCGCACAGGGCCTTGCCGAAAACGGCTGCAGGGTGGCGACATCGTATCCGGGAACACCTGCTTCGGAAATTCTGCCGGCACTGGCGGATTTGAAAAACGAGACGGGTGTTCCGGCGCATGTCCAATGGGCGGTCAACGAGAAAGTCGCATTTGAAATCGCGTACGCGGCCAGCATAACCGGGTTGCGAAGTGCGGTCAGCATGAAACAGGTGGGATTGAATGTGGCATCGGATCCGTTGATGAGCGCTGCCTATATGGGTACCCGGGGCGGATTTGTGATCATCAGCGCGGATGATCCGGGCCCTCATTCTTCCCAGACCGAGCAGGACAGCCGGCTCATGGCCATGATGGCCAAAATTCCGGTTCTGGACCCGGATTCGCCGGCGCAGGCAAAGGATATGACCGCCCTTGCCTATGACATTTCAGAAACATTTCAGATTCCGGTAATGCTTCGGCCGACCACACGAGTGTGTCACAGCCGCCAGGATATCCAGGCAGGCCCTGTCCCTTTGGCGGATGCGAAGGCCGATTTCAAAAAAGATCCCACCCGGTGGGCGGCAACCCCCAAATTCCGTTATCAGCTTCATAAACAGCTGGAGACCAAGCTCAATGATATCGCAGAATTTGAGAAAACCGCCCCGGTCAGACTGAATCCGGAGGTTGTTTCTTCAAAGGCCGTTGTGACATCCGGTGTCTGTGCCGCCTATGTGCGGGAGGTCATGCAGGATTCCGGGCTGATGGAAAAAATTTCCCTGTATCAGGTGCTTCAGCCCTATCCGCTGCACCTCCGGTTTATGGAGGAGCTGGTTCAACACCATGAGGACGTACTGGTCATCGAGGAAACCGATCCGGTCATTGAAATGCAGCTTGCCGACCGGCATCGGGTGAAGGGTAAGTTAAACGGGGTGGTGCCCGGGGTCGGGGAACTGCTGCCGGAGAGGATACTGGAAATCATCGGCGGGTTTGCCGGGGTCGAGGTACCTTCTGTCCGCCTGCCCGATGTTCCGGGAAGACGTCCGACCCTGTGTGCCGGATGTCCTCACCGGGCCAGTTTTTTTGCCATCAAAAGGGCGGTTCCCAAAGGCATTTATACGGGAGATATCGGTTGCTATACGCTGGGACTCAACCTGGGCGCGGTGGATACGGTCCTTTGCATGGGTGCTGCCATCAGCCAGGCGGCCGGTTTTTACCATGCGTACAAAGACCAGCCGGATCCTCCGGATGTGGTGGCAACCATCGGAGACTCCACGTTTTTTCATGCAGGCATACCGGCCCTGGTGGATGCGGTGGTTCAAAATGTCCGTTTCGTGCTGGTGATTCTGGACAACAGTACAACGGCGATGACCGGAAATCAGCCGACACCGGCCTCCGGCATCGGCGCCTGCGGCGAGTCGCTGACTACCGTGGATATCGATGCGGTCGTGCGCGGGTGCGGCGTCAGATTCTGCCGGGAGGCGGATCCGTACCAGCTGGACGCGCTTACCGGTCTGTTGAAAGAGGCCGTATCGTATGCCCGGGAAAACGGGCCGGCGGTCATCATTTCAAAGCATCCCTGTCTGATTCACCGGCGCGGTGCGGCGCGGGATGTTGTATCCGTTCCGGTAGCGGTGACCGATGCCTGTGACGGCTGCGGGTACTGTATCCGGCATTTTGAATGCCCGGCGCTTGTATTGAAGGGGGATTCTGGCCGGGTAACCATTGATCCGATGGCATGCAGCCAGTGTGGGGTGTGCATTCACGTGTGCCCGAAGCATGCGTTAATCGAACAAAAAAATAACTGA
- a CDS encoding substrate-binding domain-containing protein translates to MKRFIAVLSGLLMAACVMGTPAFSADQTIAMSTTTSTQASGLLDVLLPEFTADTGIQVKVIAKGTGAAIRDGQDGNVDVIFVHAKAREEKFVSEGWGTKRYAVMHNDFVILGPSADPAGIKGETDVAKALKKIAESGSVFVSRGDDSGTHTKEQELWKLTGLTLIERITSIASGGKTREIRFIQPDGKWYMSIGQGMGKTLTFADEKRAYALADRGTYIKYKLGRKEGLDLEVLSEGDASLQNLYGVIPVNPAKYPHVKYEAAEKFAQWLVSPKGQKLIADYKLLGQQLFYPDAISK, encoded by the coding sequence ATGAAACGTTTTATTGCGGTATTATCAGGGCTTCTCATGGCAGCCTGTGTGATGGGAACGCCGGCTTTCAGTGCGGATCAGACGATTGCGATGTCAACGACGACCAGTACCCAGGCATCCGGTCTTCTGGATGTGCTGCTGCCGGAATTTACGGCGGATACCGGTATTCAGGTCAAAGTGATCGCAAAGGGAACCGGTGCGGCCATCCGTGACGGGCAGGACGGTAATGTGGATGTGATTTTTGTTCATGCCAAAGCCAGGGAAGAAAAATTTGTCAGCGAAGGCTGGGGTACCAAACGCTATGCGGTCATGCATAATGATTTTGTCATTCTCGGGCCCTCGGCAGATCCGGCAGGCATTAAAGGCGAGACCGATGTGGCAAAGGCGCTGAAAAAGATCGCCGAGAGCGGGTCGGTGTTTGTCTCCCGCGGGGATGACAGCGGAACCCACACCAAGGAGCAGGAGTTGTGGAAACTGACGGGTCTGACGTTGATCGAGCGCATCACGTCGATCGCCTCCGGAGGCAAGACCCGGGAAATCCGGTTTATACAGCCTGACGGGAAATGGTATATGTCCATCGGACAGGGCATGGGCAAAACCCTTACCTTTGCCGATGAAAAACGTGCTTACGCATTGGCCGACAGAGGGACCTACATCAAATACAAACTCGGCCGGAAAGAAGGACTGGATCTGGAAGTGCTGAGCGAAGGAGATGCCTCGTTGCAGAATCTGTACGGCGTCATTCCGGTCAATCCCGCAAAGTATCCCCATGTGAAATATGAAGCGGCTGAAAAATTCGCTCAGTGGCTGGTTTCGCCGAAAGGGCAGAAGCTCATCGCCGATTACAAACTTCTGGGGCAGCAGCTGTTTTATCCGGATGCCATTTCCAAGTAA
- a CDS encoding response regulator: MPCYALTIKGVDETMYAGAMKQQSGKMDAVGLLQRSDSVSRDQNGRAAGLRYVRLAESLPQTVFETDTRGRLLFLNQTAFQMFGYGQKDIDCHLSIFQLIASEDHDRLSRHLKEALSGNPAGETEFRAQSKDGRNFPVAFYVNVISQKGCGSGFGGIIIDISRRKKKEQEILNTKKLESIGILAGGIAHEFNNRLMSIQGNVSLMLLDIDTGSPHHEKLKKIETYIKKGAEFTRHLISFARGGKYYVELTDINNIVRSTSGIFGRTRKQIRICLHLEENMWRVEADQSQIELVLMNLYINAWQAMTDGGELHLETGNVILDEQEVRPYNLPAGRYVRICVRDNGPGIDKAIQEKIFDPFFTTHGMGKGTGLGLSAVYGIIKNHKGIITVSSEEKQGAAFYIFLPASDHSACTADRDVRKSPLAQKTILFVDDEAMIVDVARQLLEKKGYRVLTAGNGRESLDIFKQEKNRIDLVILDMVMPVMGGMDTYICLKTMKPDVKALLSSGYSLDKEAETILDLGCNGFIQKPYTIRDLTGKINEILDMP; the protein is encoded by the coding sequence ATGCCATGCTACGCTTTAACGATCAAGGGAGTTGATGAGACCATGTATGCAGGTGCGATGAAACAGCAGTCTGGTAAAATGGATGCGGTCGGATTGCTGCAACGATCCGATTCGGTTTCACGTGATCAAAATGGAAGGGCAGCCGGACTCCGATATGTACGTCTGGCGGAATCACTGCCACAGACCGTATTTGAGACCGATACCCGGGGGCGGTTGCTTTTTCTGAATCAGACAGCCTTTCAAATGTTTGGCTACGGTCAAAAAGACATCGATTGCCATCTGAGTATTTTTCAGCTGATTGCCTCAGAAGATCATGACAGGTTGAGCCGTCATCTGAAAGAGGCTCTCAGTGGGAATCCTGCAGGCGAGACCGAATTTCGGGCGCAAAGCAAAGACGGACGAAATTTTCCGGTGGCCTTTTATGTCAATGTCATTTCGCAGAAGGGCTGCGGTTCGGGATTTGGCGGGATCATCATCGATATTTCCCGTCGGAAAAAAAAAGAGCAGGAAATTCTGAATACGAAAAAACTGGAATCCATTGGAATTCTGGCCGGCGGAATTGCGCATGAGTTCAACAACCGCCTGATGAGTATCCAGGGTAATGTGTCCCTGATGCTGCTGGATATTGACACCGGCAGTCCTCATCATGAAAAACTGAAAAAGATCGAAACCTACATCAAAAAAGGCGCGGAATTCACCCGGCACCTGATCAGTTTTGCCAGGGGAGGAAAATACTATGTTGAACTGACGGATATAAACAACATCGTCCGCTCAACCTCCGGGATATTTGGCCGTACCCGGAAACAGATCCGCATTTGTCTTCATCTTGAGGAAAACATGTGGCGGGTTGAGGCGGATCAGTCTCAGATCGAACTGGTGCTGATGAATCTGTATATCAATGCCTGGCAGGCGATGACAGATGGCGGTGAGCTTCATCTTGAGACGGGCAATGTCATATTGGACGAGCAGGAGGTGCGGCCGTATAATCTTCCAGCTGGCAGGTACGTCAGGATTTGTGTCCGGGATAACGGGCCCGGGATAGATAAAGCGATTCAGGAAAAGATTTTTGATCCGTTTTTTACGACCCATGGGATGGGAAAGGGAACCGGCCTCGGTCTTTCGGCGGTATACGGCATCATTAAGAACCATAAGGGAATAATTACCGTTTCCAGTGAAGAAAAACAGGGAGCGGCGTTTTACATTTTTCTGCCGGCATCGGACCACTCCGCGTGTACAGCCGATCGTGATGTCCGAAAATCGCCGTTAGCGCAGAAAACGATTTTGTTTGTCGACGATGAGGCCATGATAGTCGATGTCGCCAGACAGCTGCTGGAGAAAAAGGGTTACCGGGTGCTGACCGCAGGCAATGGCCGGGAGAGCCTCGATATTTTCAAGCAGGAAAAGAACCGGATCGATCTGGTGATTCTGGATATGGTCATGCCGGTAATGGGAGGCATGGATACTTATATTTGCCTGAAGACGATGAAACCGGATGTGAAAGCCCTGCTTTCAAGCGGTTACAGTCTTGACAAAGAAGCGGAAACCATCCTTGATCTGGGATGCAACGGATTTATTCAGAAACCCTATACTATCCGGGACCTGACCGGGAAAATTAATGAAATTCTGGACATGCCGTAA
- the alr gene encoding alanine racemase, translating to MDSLLVLAEIDLKAVAHNVREIRRITEPGAKVMAVVKADGYGHGSIEVSRVALQNGADYLGVARVEEALVLRCAGIDAPILIFGYSPVDAVDQLIRFDLTQTVYSYEMAKALSGALAGRGRRLRVHLKVDTGMGRLGLLADAYRQQAAPGEACRQLVQDVASIFRLPGLEIEGIYTHFATADEADKSYAHRQFDFFMDSIESLGREGMEFSLKHAANSAGVLDMPETHLDMVRPGISVYGIYPSGEVNRTGAALKPAMTLKARVINLKKVPAGFKISYGSSYQTRGTATIATVNIGYADGLNRLLSSCGHMLVRGHRAPVVGRVCMDMTMLDVGHIPDVAPGDEVVVFGRQGDGVLAVDEIASQIHTISYEVVTMISGRVQRVYLR from the coding sequence TTGGATTCTTTGCTTGTTCTCGCAGAAATTGATTTAAAGGCCGTCGCTCATAACGTCAGAGAAATCAGGCGCATAACCGAGCCGGGCGCGAAGGTGATGGCGGTTGTAAAAGCCGATGGCTATGGTCACGGTTCAATCGAGGTGTCCCGGGTGGCGTTGCAGAACGGGGCCGACTACCTCGGCGTGGCCCGGGTCGAAGAGGCCCTCGTATTGAGGTGCGCCGGTATAGACGCACCGATTCTCATTTTCGGATATAGTCCTGTCGATGCCGTTGATCAACTGATCCGGTTTGATCTGACGCAGACCGTGTATTCATATGAAATGGCAAAGGCGCTTTCCGGCGCTCTTGCCGGCAGGGGACGCAGGCTTCGGGTGCATCTGAAGGTGGATACCGGGATGGGGCGTCTGGGCTTGTTGGCCGATGCGTATCGGCAGCAGGCTGCTCCCGGAGAGGCTTGCCGTCAGCTGGTACAGGACGTGGCTTCGATTTTCAGGCTTCCGGGGCTTGAGATTGAGGGGATATATACGCATTTTGCCACGGCTGACGAGGCGGATAAATCGTATGCTCACCGTCAGTTCGATTTTTTTATGGACAGCATCGAAAGCCTGGGGCGCGAGGGAATGGAATTTTCCCTGAAGCACGCCGCCAACAGTGCCGGGGTGCTGGATATGCCGGAAACCCATCTGGATATGGTTCGCCCGGGCATATCCGTCTACGGGATTTATCCTTCCGGGGAAGTGAACAGAACCGGAGCTGCGCTTAAACCCGCCATGACATTGAAGGCCAGGGTCATCAACCTGAAAAAGGTCCCGGCAGGCTTTAAGATCAGTTACGGCAGCAGCTATCAGACCCGGGGCACTGCCACCATTGCTACGGTCAATATCGGATATGCCGACGGCTTGAACCGGCTTTTATCCTCATGCGGCCATATGCTGGTTCGGGGCCATCGGGCGCCTGTCGTGGGACGGGTGTGCATGGATATGACCATGCTCGATGTCGGGCATATTCCGGATGTGGCGCCCGGAGACGAGGTGGTCGTATTTGGCAGACAGGGCGATGGTGTTCTGGCCGTCGATGAAATTGCCTCTCAAATCCATACCATCAGCTATGAAGTCGTTACCATGATTTCGGGACGGGTTCAGCGGGTCTATCTGAGATAA
- a CDS encoding 2-oxoacid:acceptor oxidoreductase family protein: MNTLKQQIIISGVGGQGVLFVTRVMAEAAIAKGLPVFTSETHGMAQRGGTVVSHLKIGTFASPMIRPYQADGMISLKAENIAIHGSYVKPGGWVVVNSEHDVETDLDVTICRIDADGLAQSSGQARSANLIVLGFALARISRQAADAGHRFFCDVEDIRSVLEAQLSRKKPMLDASVRAIETGYNQGINKEGVCDGLYTV, translated from the coding sequence ATGAATACTTTAAAACAGCAAATTATTATCAGCGGGGTAGGAGGCCAGGGGGTGCTGTTCGTCACACGGGTGATGGCCGAGGCGGCGATTGCAAAGGGCCTTCCCGTATTTACATCGGAAACGCACGGGATGGCGCAGCGGGGCGGGACGGTCGTATCTCACCTGAAAATCGGCACATTTGCCAGTCCCATGATCCGGCCGTATCAGGCCGATGGCATGATTTCACTGAAAGCGGAAAATATTGCGATTCACGGCAGCTATGTCAAACCGGGCGGATGGGTTGTCGTAAACAGCGAACACGATGTGGAAACAGATCTTGACGTAACAATTTGCCGGATCGATGCCGATGGGCTGGCCCAATCATCCGGACAGGCCAGATCCGCGAATCTGATCGTGCTGGGGTTTGCCCTGGCCAGGATATCCCGTCAGGCAGCGGATGCCGGTCACCGGTTTTTTTGTGATGTTGAGGATATCAGAAGCGTTTTGGAGGCACAGCTGTCCCGGAAAAAACCGATGCTGGATGCATCGGTCCGTGCAATCGAAACCGGATACAATCAGGGGATTAACAAGGAAGGAGTTTGTGATGGGCTTTATACCGTATGA
- a CDS encoding ATPase P → MITISIPGSGNLNLEHLVLDYNGTIAIDGQLIPEVRKCLIELAPQIRIHVITADTFGNVGSFLDGVPCHLEVITQTGQDIRKRDYIRQLGSEHTVCVGNGRIDGLMLAESRLGIAVILKEGAAVSALLAADVVCTDIVSALGLLLHPLRLRATLRK, encoded by the coding sequence ATGATAACCATATCGATCCCGGGGTCAGGCAACCTGAATCTTGAGCACCTGGTTCTGGATTATAACGGTACGATCGCAATCGACGGGCAATTGATTCCGGAAGTCAGAAAATGTCTGATCGAGCTTGCTCCTCAGATAAGGATTCACGTGATCACGGCCGATACATTCGGAAATGTTGGCTCTTTTTTAGATGGCGTTCCGTGTCATCTGGAAGTGATTACCCAGACCGGTCAGGATATCCGGAAACGGGACTACATCCGGCAACTGGGGTCGGAGCATACCGTCTGTGTCGGAAATGGGAGGATTGACGGGCTGATGCTGGCAGAATCCCGGCTGGGGATTGCTGTTATTCTGAAAGAAGGCGCGGCGGTTTCAGCCCTGCTGGCTGCCGATGTGGTCTGCACCGATATTGTGTCCGCGCTGGGACTGTTGCTGCATCCCCTGAGACTGCGGGCCACATTGAGAAAATAA
- a CDS encoding ATP-binding cassette domain-containing protein yields MIYRISELTKTYGDRTVLDISSMELERGKIYSLLGANGAGKTTLLNILAFLEPPTSGHMIYDSRRVQYSASSLHELRQHVVLVDQHPILFTTTVYKNLEFGLKIRRISGHDREFLINEALELVGMRDFVQAQGTRLSGGETQRVSLARALVLSPQVLLCDEPTSSVDVENQMAIVRILKLVNEQKKSTIVFTTHNRFQFGSLAHDSLYLDHGRLAATVHDNLFSAVITRSENHLTRCAIEDILTIPLPSDKTGRVRIRINPERMEIVRSTSPGDADDLVRGRIRQVSEQDGKIRLLVDAGISLTLLMSADRYHRIQPLAGEQVGIRIAADAVKIE; encoded by the coding sequence ATGATTTATCGAATTTCTGAGCTGACAAAGACGTATGGCGACAGGACGGTTCTGGATATTTCTTCCATGGAGCTGGAAAGGGGAAAAATTTATTCCCTGCTGGGCGCCAATGGTGCAGGGAAAACCACGCTGCTCAACATTCTTGCGTTTCTGGAACCGCCGACTTCCGGTCATATGATTTACGATTCCCGCCGGGTCCAATACAGCGCATCCAGTCTTCATGAGTTGCGTCAGCATGTGGTTCTGGTCGACCAGCATCCCATTTTATTTACAACGACGGTTTACAAAAATCTGGAATTCGGTTTGAAAATCAGGCGGATTTCCGGGCATGACCGCGAATTTCTCATCAATGAGGCACTGGAGCTGGTCGGGATGCGGGATTTTGTCCAGGCGCAGGGCACCCGGCTCTCAGGTGGTGAAACCCAGCGGGTCTCACTGGCACGGGCGCTGGTGCTCTCCCCTCAGGTGCTGTTGTGCGATGAGCCGACTTCCAGCGTGGATGTGGAAAACCAGATGGCCATCGTCAGGATTCTCAAGCTGGTCAATGAACAGAAAAAAAGTACCATCGTGTTTACCACGCACAACCGGTTCCAGTTCGGGTCGTTGGCACACGACAGCCTGTATCTGGATCACGGACGCCTTGCCGCAACGGTTCATGATAATCTGTTTTCGGCGGTGATAACCCGGTCGGAGAATCATCTTACCCGGTGTGCCATTGAAGATATTCTTACCATCCCCTTGCCCTCTGACAAAACGGGCAGGGTCCGTATCCGTATCAATCCCGAAAGAATGGAAATTGTCAGATCCACGTCACCCGGCGATGCGGATGATCTGGTTCGCGGTCGTATCCGACAGGTATCCGAACAGGACGGGAAAATCCGCTTACTGGTGGATGCCGGGATTTCACTGACCCTTCTGATGTCAGCCGATCGCTATCACCGGATTCAACCCCTGGCAGGCGAACAGGTGGGGATACGGATTGCGGCCGATGCGGTGAAAATTGAATAA